The following are encoded in a window of Thalassotalea insulae genomic DNA:
- a CDS encoding DNA-methyltransferase, whose translation MINANEKDLIISQDDAVSFLKNIETESIDLVVTDPAYESLEKHRKVGTTTRLKKSKSSSNEWFSIFPNSRFEELFEQIYRVLKKNTHFYLLCDQETAFIVKPIAEKCGFKFWKPIVWDKMKIGMGYHYRARYEFVLFFEKGKKKLNDLSIPDVLAVPRVYRGYPTEKPVELMDILIKQSTIEGEIVCDPFMGSGATGVSALALSRSFYGNDLSDSSIKHASERFANIESLDKK comes from the coding sequence TTGATAAACGCGAATGAAAAGGACTTAATCATTAGTCAAGATGACGCTGTAAGTTTCTTGAAGAATATAGAAACAGAAAGCATTGATTTAGTCGTAACAGATCCTGCATATGAATCATTGGAAAAACATAGAAAAGTTGGCACAACAACTAGGTTAAAAAAAAGTAAATCATCAAGTAATGAATGGTTTTCTATATTCCCAAACTCAAGGTTTGAAGAGCTATTTGAACAAATCTATCGAGTATTAAAGAAAAATACCCATTTCTATTTATTGTGTGATCAAGAAACAGCTTTTATTGTTAAGCCAATAGCTGAAAAATGTGGCTTTAAGTTTTGGAAACCGATTGTTTGGGACAAAATGAAAATCGGCATGGGATACCATTATAGAGCTAGATATGAATTTGTTTTATTCTTTGAAAAAGGTAAGAAAAAGCTAAACGACTTATCAATTCCAGACGTTTTAGCTGTCCCTAGAGTTTATAGAGGATACCCAACAGAAAAGCCCGTAGAATTAATGGACATACTAATTAAGCAAAGTACTATTGAAGGTGAAATTGTATGTGATCCTTTCATGGGCTCTGGAGCTACAGGTGTCTCTGCTTTAGCTTTAAGTAGATCTTTTTATGGTAATGATCTATCCGATAGCTCTATTAAGCACGCATCAGAGAGATTCGCTAACATTGAATCCCTCGATAAGAAATGA
- a CDS encoding DUF3631 domain-containing protein, giving the protein MKDVYIVRGRSDVFQDIRSKLAKWAIDNTSNFINHNYEDVTGLNDRAQDNWEPLFAIANLVSDDWYELAKSSAIELSGCNQETPSIGEELLSDVVTILNAHEDDRITTEELIAQLCNDDEKPWLTFNKGKRISPSQLSNKLKPFNIKPSTIRFDDKTKKGYYHMDFMDVIERYVPLSSTEA; this is encoded by the coding sequence ATAAAAGATGTCTACATTGTTAGGGGAAGATCAGACGTTTTTCAAGACATTAGAAGTAAGCTTGCTAAGTGGGCAATAGATAACACTTCAAACTTTATAAATCACAACTATGAAGACGTAACAGGCTTAAATGATAGAGCACAAGACAACTGGGAGCCTCTATTTGCTATAGCCAACTTAGTAAGTGACGATTGGTATGAATTGGCGAAGTCATCTGCAATAGAACTTTCAGGCTGTAATCAAGAAACACCTTCAATCGGTGAAGAGCTATTAAGTGATGTTGTTACTATTCTAAATGCTCATGAAGATGACCGAATCACTACAGAAGAGTTAATAGCTCAACTGTGTAACGATGATGAGAAACCATGGTTAACATTTAATAAAGGTAAACGGATATCACCTAGCCAACTTAGCAACAAATTGAAGCCTTTCAATATTAAGCCTTCTACTATCAGATTCGACGATAAAACCAAGAAAGGCTATTACCATATGGACTTTATGGATGTTATTGAAAGGTATGTGCCCTTGTCTTCTACAGAGGCGTAA
- a CDS encoding IS3 family transposase (programmed frameshift), translated as MSNNKYPQEFKDEAVRQVVDKGYSVPDVAKRLGISDKSLYYWVKKTKVPAKKSAEQEEIRKLKAELKRVTEERNIFKGSRRVLCKRVKERYAFIKSRLEVYRVKAMCQALNVHRSGFYAWLKQPLSKREQENQRLLERIKASYVESGGVYGSPRITHELRRKGETCGENRVARLMKQAKLKANIGYKRRYFKSTVPALIADNHLQQQFVVSEPDTAWVADITYIKTYEGWLYLAVVLDLFSRKIIGWSMQPNMSKDIVIKALLMAVWRRNPKHEVIVHSDQGSQYASCDYREFLTANNLVPSMSRRGHCLDNAVAESFFHSLKTERVKRKVYETRNDARADLFDYIEMFYNRKRLHSHLGHVSPEEYENQYLTGS; from the exons ATGAGTAATAATAAATATCCCCAAGAATTTAAAGACGAAGCTGTTCGCCAAGTGGTTGATAAAGGCTATTCTGTGCCCGATGTTGCCAAGCGATTAGGCATTTCCGATAAGTCCCTGTATTACTGGGTCAAGAAAACTAAAGTACCAGCCAAGAAGTCAGCAGAGCAGGAAGAAATCCGCAAGCTAAAAGCTGAGTTAAAACGCGTGACTGAAGAGCGGAATATAT TTAAAGGAAGCCGCCGCGTTCTTTGCAAGCGAGTCAAGGAAAGATACGCGTTCATAAAATCACGACTCGAAGTCTACCGCGTCAAAGCAATGTGTCAGGCATTAAATGTTCACCGTAGTGGCTTCTATGCTTGGCTCAAACAACCACTATCTAAACGTGAGCAAGAGAACCAGAGGCTGCTTGAGCGCATCAAGGCAAGCTATGTTGAGAGTGGTGGTGTTTATGGCAGTCCACGTATTACGCATGAATTACGCCGTAAGGGAGAAACGTGCGGTGAAAACCGTGTAGCTCGTCTAATGAAGCAAGCCAAGCTAAAAGCTAATATTGGATATAAAAGGCGATACTTCAAGTCAACTGTGCCCGCATTAATAGCAGACAATCACCTTCAACAACAGTTTGTTGTTAGTGAGCCAGATACGGCTTGGGTAGCCGATATTACCTATATCAAAACCTATGAAGGCTGGCTGTACCTTGCTGTAGTACTTGATTTATTCTCGCGAAAAATCATTGGTTGGTCGATGCAACCGAACATGAGTAAAGATATAGTGATCAAAGCACTATTAATGGCTGTTTGGCGCAGGAACCCAAAACATGAAGTAATAGTTCACAGCGACCAAGGCAGCCAATACGCGAGCTGTGATTACCGTGAATTCTTAACGGCAAACAACCTAGTACCGAGTATGAGTCGCCGAGGACATTGCTTAGATAATGCGGTAGCAGAAAGCTTTTTTCACTCACTTAAAACTGAGCGTGTTAAACGAAAAGTGTACGAGACTCGTAATGATGCTAGAGCAGATTTGTTTGATTACATTGAAATGTTCTACAATCGTAAGCGATTACATAGCCACCTTGGCCATGTGTCTCCCGAAGAGTATGAAAATCAGTATTTAACTGGAAGCTAG
- a CDS encoding YcaO-like family protein — protein MYFRQDLDVFIFHQRIIFYEPKTDAYFDYTKVDDGLISYFTKNTEFCINRIHKSGINKTLFSKCKSKNSNAIAPFYCHSIDDTTSAFRVGRFVSLFSKANEQLEVENFTKFISRKYEATIIKLVTKGEGLKFVSSDIFSSSELRTKIHGIYEYEFLKNEFVKPFNSIVDNEENYWSVIFDDIIDTGVIKPYIDHWIIRNKEGDILSHFAAASHKLITFSDDADETQFGTGISGSEAVSKATIEGYERYCSRLLPDDIIKGSEKFLKKKNNVINIDNLVSYTEAQNIKWNVAIKEAHEERSWVKVKSFEGETYLCPLEMVYYGDFDGNSICTRSISSSSGIAAHTSIEEATKSALLELIERDALLRHWYSNTPPPKLKIDDETPFTSAVRNILSSVNISLNVFVLHMGLFPTYLAIGISEDESYKFSSGASCNPCSIEAIDKAVSEVFICMSHKILNSKINIELIDDKAHIKTPQDHGKFYFSGYNFNKISHFFENSDTYPKSDFSNSLENILSKTRENGIKLYYRELHPKDINEYSNRIKVIRVISEGLIPITFGYQAEPLGMSCIRNIINEAVEKEILAGDIVHFFA, from the coding sequence ATGTATTTTAGGCAGGACCTCGACGTATTTATTTTTCATCAGAGAATTATTTTTTATGAACCCAAGACAGATGCATATTTCGATTATACAAAAGTGGATGATGGCTTAATTTCATATTTTACCAAGAATACTGAATTCTGTATTAACCGTATTCATAAATCAGGAATAAATAAGACTCTATTCTCCAAATGCAAAAGTAAAAATTCAAATGCAATCGCTCCTTTTTATTGTCATAGCATTGATGATACAACGTCGGCTTTCAGAGTTGGCAGATTTGTTTCATTGTTTAGTAAGGCTAATGAGCAACTTGAAGTAGAGAATTTCACAAAGTTTATTAGCAGAAAATATGAAGCGACAATAATCAAACTAGTCACCAAAGGAGAAGGACTTAAGTTTGTGAGCTCAGATATATTCTCTTCTTCTGAGTTACGTACCAAAATTCATGGAATTTATGAGTATGAATTTCTCAAAAATGAATTCGTCAAACCTTTTAACTCGATTGTAGACAATGAAGAGAATTACTGGAGTGTAATCTTTGACGATATTATTGATACTGGTGTCATAAAGCCTTACATTGATCATTGGATAATTCGCAATAAAGAAGGTGATATCCTAAGTCATTTCGCTGCCGCATCACATAAATTAATTACGTTTTCCGATGACGCTGATGAAACTCAGTTTGGTACAGGGATAAGCGGTTCAGAAGCTGTGAGTAAAGCTACAATAGAAGGGTATGAACGTTATTGCTCAAGGTTGCTTCCAGATGACATCATAAAGGGAAGTGAGAAGTTCCTTAAAAAAAAGAACAATGTTATTAATATAGACAATTTAGTCTCTTATACTGAAGCTCAGAATATTAAGTGGAATGTAGCAATAAAAGAAGCACATGAGGAGAGGTCTTGGGTAAAGGTAAAGAGCTTTGAAGGTGAAACTTATCTTTGCCCTCTTGAAATGGTTTATTATGGTGATTTTGATGGCAATAGTATTTGCACTAGAAGCATAAGTTCTTCTAGTGGTATCGCAGCTCACACATCTATAGAAGAGGCCACTAAAAGCGCTCTTTTAGAGCTTATTGAGAGAGATGCCCTTTTGAGGCATTGGTATTCAAATACTCCCCCTCCAAAACTTAAAATTGATGATGAGACACCATTCACTTCTGCAGTTAGAAATATATTATCAAGTGTAAATATTAGCCTAAATGTATTTGTGCTACATATGGGGTTGTTTCCAACTTATTTGGCTATAGGTATATCTGAAGATGAGTCTTACAAATTTTCATCTGGTGCTAGTTGTAACCCTTGTTCAATTGAAGCAATAGATAAAGCGGTTTCCGAAGTGTTTATTTGTATGTCTCATAAAATACTTAATAGTAAAATAAACATTGAATTAATTGACGATAAAGCACACATAAAAACCCCTCAAGACCATGGGAAATTTTATTTTTCTGGCTATAACTTTAATAAAATATCCCACTTTTTTGAAAACTCCGATACTTATCCAAAATCAGATTTCTCAAACTCATTGGAAAATATCTTAAGCAAAACACGAGAAAATGGAATTAAACTTTACTATCGAGAGTTACATCCTAAAGATATAAATGAATATTCGAATAGAATAAAAGTTATTCGGGTAATATCCGAAGGTTTGATACCTATTACTTTTGGCTATCAGGCTGAACCTCTCGGAATGTCATGTATCCGCAATATTATTAATGAAGCAGTGGAAAAGGAAATCTTGGCAGGCGATATTGTTCATTTTTTTGCCTAA
- a CDS encoding SagB/ThcOx family dehydrogenase, which translates to MDLYEDYTPILACGYWFENGVWTFNTPHGIVELNCSKATRALKQILPKCNGQNTLNNVLNVEVQSELKVLEFLQKYKVIVDKTDLGSIFSEWSRNPQKLFRPRSYQDIDSHVANIEVLDYQLEEAINIDSLDSPSYLESLFLSRTSRREQSLWPKVDTHILKMLVSCYGVLTKDNKVNLLTSGVPSPGGLYPLKIFIYIPSDLSVLKTGFYEWRRVTQQLIKIKCNDKLCQSKMFNDESINDDSISVFVFGDYERVRYKYGNKAFEMLFLEAGHLMQSFYLYCEDVNLKFCEYCGFNPDYFLSSVINHKNLIPLISARVGS; encoded by the coding sequence ATGGATTTATACGAAGATTATACACCAATACTGGCCTGTGGTTATTGGTTTGAAAATGGAGTATGGACTTTTAACACCCCCCATGGAATAGTGGAATTAAATTGCTCTAAAGCAACTCGTGCATTGAAGCAAATCCTTCCAAAATGCAATGGTCAAAATACTCTGAATAATGTACTGAATGTTGAAGTTCAATCAGAGTTAAAAGTACTAGAATTTCTTCAAAAATATAAAGTTATTGTAGATAAAACTGACCTTGGAAGCATATTTTCTGAATGGTCTAGAAATCCTCAAAAGCTATTTAGACCCCGCTCGTATCAAGATATAGATTCTCATGTTGCTAATATAGAAGTCCTTGATTACCAGTTGGAGGAGGCAATAAATATAGATTCTCTTGATTCTCCAAGTTATTTAGAAAGTTTGTTTTTATCACGCACTAGCCGAAGAGAACAGAGTTTGTGGCCCAAAGTTGATACACATATTCTGAAAATGTTGGTGAGTTGCTACGGTGTTTTAACTAAAGATAATAAAGTAAACTTATTAACATCGGGCGTTCCTTCTCCTGGCGGGTTATATCCATTAAAAATATTTATTTATATTCCATCAGACTTAAGTGTCTTGAAAACAGGATTTTATGAGTGGAGGCGCGTTACACAACAGTTAATCAAAATTAAATGTAATGACAAACTATGTCAGTCAAAAATGTTTAATGATGAGTCTATAAATGACGATAGTATTTCGGTTTTCGTTTTTGGGGACTACGAAAGGGTCAGATATAAATATGGAAACAAAGCTTTTGAGATGTTGTTCCTTGAAGCAGGTCATTTGATGCAATCATTTTATTTATATTGTGAAGATGTCAATCTTAAATTTTGTGAGTACTGTGGGTTTAATCCTGACTATTTTCTATCCAGTGTCATAAATCATAAAAATCTTATCCCCTTAATATCTGCACGAGTAGGCTCTTAA
- a CDS encoding RNA polymerase sigma factor has product MITRAQRGDLSAHEKLFIQFSTPVFNLALRLCNQKELAEDVLQNTFVNVIKGIDGFQCQAPFGMWLRKIAVNESLMMLRKNKKLPDFIAFDSMEDFDNVIELGTQGATQSCGIHQYQVQSTLEKTLAELPDASRIVIWLKEVEGYSHQEIAELLGKSESYSKSILSRAFKSLSRCFGVTDEAEKEKS; this is encoded by the coding sequence GTGATCACTAGAGCTCAGAGGGGAGATCTGAGTGCTCATGAAAAGTTATTTATCCAATTTTCAACGCCGGTATTTAATCTGGCGCTTAGACTTTGTAATCAGAAAGAACTGGCTGAAGATGTACTGCAAAACACCTTTGTTAACGTTATAAAAGGAATTGATGGTTTTCAGTGTCAGGCGCCGTTTGGTATGTGGCTGAGGAAAATAGCGGTTAATGAGTCATTAATGATGCTTAGAAAAAACAAAAAGTTACCCGACTTTATCGCATTTGATAGCATGGAGGACTTTGATAATGTCATTGAGTTAGGTACGCAGGGAGCGACACAAAGCTGTGGTATTCATCAGTATCAGGTTCAATCAACGCTGGAAAAAACGTTGGCAGAATTGCCGGATGCGAGTCGGATTGTTATTTGGCTGAAAGAAGTAGAGGGCTATAGTCATCAAGAAATTGCCGAGTTACTGGGAAAAAGTGAAAGTTATTCTAAATCGATATTATCCAGAGCGTTTAAGAGTCTTAGCCGTTGTTTTGGTGTAACCGATGAAGCGGAAAAGGAGAAGAGTTGA
- a CDS encoding PDZ domain-containing protein: MKLVNIAIASLVVVIIASSPRVLAEQEQLSKEQQEQIKLLRDELEFLASKLLKLTGENEYTLSHPGHELIHFGACGEGTSDGIRINCVSPHTAAYNIGLKSGDLLTEINGVKLDKMEAEQAYQLFSAEIKKLKSGDAVKITFEQKGVLKQGKDTIKSIYSPGYEFKVSGNPKKNTD; the protein is encoded by the coding sequence ATGAAATTAGTAAATATTGCCATTGCTAGTTTGGTTGTTGTCATTATTGCGAGTAGCCCACGAGTGCTTGCCGAACAAGAGCAACTGAGCAAAGAGCAACAAGAGCAAATTAAGCTACTACGTGATGAACTTGAATTTCTTGCCAGTAAACTGCTTAAGTTAACGGGTGAAAATGAGTATACCCTGAGTCATCCCGGGCATGAATTAATCCATTTTGGTGCGTGTGGCGAAGGAACTTCAGACGGTATTCGTATTAACTGCGTTTCACCACATACCGCGGCGTATAATATTGGATTAAAATCCGGCGACCTGTTAACAGAAATTAATGGTGTTAAGCTAGATAAAATGGAAGCTGAGCAAGCTTATCAGTTGTTTTCTGCCGAAATCAAAAAGCTGAAAAGTGGTGATGCGGTTAAGATAACGTTTGAACAAAAAGGCGTGCTAAAGCAGGGGAAAGACACGATTAAAAGTATCTACTCTCCCGGGTATGAATTTAAAGTGAGCGGCAACCCGAAAAAAAATACTGATTAA
- a CDS encoding DUF5916 domain-containing protein, with protein MKFIPNIIFIFALQICFQVNAIVVDGKLDDIEWQQIKAAENFTTVTPFSLTTPDYKTEVKLYSDDSGIYIAIVNHQPKSVQRSKRTARDAHMDADYNNIVLDFDHSALNAYSFTVANGGSIEDGIYRNENDYSYEWNGVWYSQTSSDDEHWYSEIHIPWDVAPMASVSESKRKVGLYVSRHVAHLAKTYANAPIKYNRQRFMSDFTQVVIDDHSTSSLQTFGYASIRRDMVNNESSMDIGLDLFWKPTSNKQLSLAFNPDFGHVESDELVVNFSPTETFFSENRPFFTENQGLFDVRGTESLRLVHTRRIGAKPDVGNSIDADLNGAVKFTSVGDKVHYGFFSAIEDSDGQAKGRRFYTARAITKQSDYSLGYLLNYTDRPDINRTATVNSVDYSYDFNKDIKLSGQVIQSQININTEDKNDSASWLKLEHQLNNNWTQTMQFSYYGDQLEVNDLGYLPRNDLVSANYVNSWKKPIVTAESQLKEYMINFEVEHQENTEGLNIATTMNIANTWSYKDSSSIMAKLTLDNGGHDDLLTRGNNVLAKDDGHQLELLYYGANQSQFSYHLNASIYNQSVRGKGYTAHLHSTYFFNDNYSVDFGGWYTDADNWLIWQQANEIIGYSRKQFLTRLNFNAAIDDKQELSFKFEWLALNATAQASYEVDGDGRLISSQNVLDDFSLSDTAIQLRYRYEIAPLSNIYLVYSRGGSALLAETDSFNSLFRQGWDERQGDNFLVKVRYQF; from the coding sequence TTGAAATTCATCCCGAACATTATTTTTATTTTCGCATTGCAGATTTGTTTTCAGGTCAATGCAATCGTCGTCGATGGAAAGCTTGACGACATCGAGTGGCAACAGATAAAAGCAGCTGAAAACTTTACCACGGTCACACCGTTTTCTCTTACTACGCCGGATTATAAAACTGAAGTTAAGCTCTATAGCGATGACAGTGGCATATATATCGCCATAGTTAATCATCAACCTAAGTCGGTGCAGCGAAGCAAACGAACCGCCCGAGATGCGCATATGGACGCCGACTACAATAATATCGTATTGGATTTTGATCATAGCGCACTGAATGCTTATAGCTTTACCGTAGCGAACGGTGGGTCTATTGAAGATGGTATTTATCGCAACGAAAATGATTATAGCTACGAATGGAATGGTGTTTGGTATTCGCAAACCTCGTCTGACGATGAGCATTGGTATAGTGAAATTCATATTCCTTGGGATGTTGCCCCTATGGCCAGTGTGAGTGAGTCAAAAAGAAAAGTTGGCTTGTATGTTTCAAGACATGTTGCCCACCTTGCTAAAACTTATGCTAATGCGCCAATCAAATACAATCGCCAGCGATTTATGTCTGATTTTACTCAGGTGGTTATCGATGATCATTCCACCTCCTCATTGCAAACCTTTGGCTACGCTTCGATTCGGCGAGATATGGTCAATAATGAATCATCGATGGATATAGGGCTGGATCTTTTTTGGAAGCCGACAAGCAATAAGCAATTAAGCCTGGCATTTAACCCTGATTTCGGCCATGTGGAAAGTGACGAGCTGGTTGTTAATTTTTCACCTACAGAAACGTTTTTTTCTGAAAATCGGCCATTTTTTACCGAAAATCAGGGCCTATTCGACGTTCGAGGAACAGAGTCGTTACGCCTGGTGCACACCCGCAGAATTGGTGCGAAACCTGATGTTGGCAACAGTATTGATGCGGATTTAAACGGTGCTGTAAAATTTACCAGCGTAGGAGATAAGGTTCACTATGGTTTTTTCTCGGCAATAGAAGACAGTGATGGGCAGGCAAAAGGACGTCGCTTTTACACGGCTCGAGCGATTACTAAACAAAGTGATTACAGCCTGGGCTATTTGCTTAACTATACAGACAGGCCTGACATTAATAGAACGGCGACGGTAAATTCGGTTGACTATAGTTATGATTTTAATAAGGACATTAAGCTCAGTGGTCAGGTGATTCAATCACAAATAAACATCAACACTGAAGATAAAAACGATTCGGCCAGTTGGCTTAAACTGGAACATCAGCTTAATAATAACTGGACGCAAACCATGCAGTTCAGTTATTACGGCGACCAATTAGAAGTGAATGATTTGGGCTACCTACCGCGAAATGACTTGGTCTCAGCAAATTATGTCAATAGCTGGAAAAAGCCAATTGTAACGGCAGAGAGTCAGCTCAAAGAATACATGATTAATTTTGAGGTAGAGCACCAGGAAAATACAGAGGGTCTAAATATCGCCACAACGATGAATATTGCCAATACCTGGTCGTACAAAGACAGTAGCAGTATTATGGCAAAGTTAACTCTTGATAACGGCGGTCACGATGACTTGCTGACACGAGGGAACAATGTGTTGGCAAAAGATGACGGTCATCAATTGGAATTACTCTATTATGGCGCGAACCAAAGTCAATTCAGCTATCATCTCAATGCTAGTATTTATAACCAGTCGGTTCGGGGTAAAGGTTACACGGCACATCTACACTCGACCTATTTCTTTAATGATAATTATTCTGTTGATTTTGGCGGATGGTACACTGACGCCGATAATTGGCTGATCTGGCAGCAAGCGAATGAAATTATTGGCTATTCAAGAAAGCAGTTTTTAACACGTCTTAATTTTAATGCCGCCATAGATGATAAGCAGGAACTCTCGTTTAAATTTGAATGGCTTGCATTAAACGCAACAGCTCAGGCTAGCTATGAGGTTGACGGTGATGGCCGGCTAATTTCTTCACAAAACGTACTCGATGATTTTAGCCTTTCGGATACCGCTATCCAGCTCAGGTACCGCTATGAAATTGCGCCGCTTTCCAATATTTATCTGGTTTATAGCCGGGGGGGTAGTGCGCTGTTAGCAGAAACGGATTCATTTAATTCGCTCTTTCGCCAAGGTTGGGATGAAAGACAGGGGGATAATTTCTTGGTGAAAGTCAGATATCAGTTTTGA